A window of Trichoderma atroviride chromosome 3, complete sequence contains these coding sequences:
- a CDS encoding uncharacterized protein (EggNog:ENOG41) — protein MSKEHQQNSWAHGLFDCCSPAGLCLKTFFCPCITFGKAAHLKNHNNLDDYSCCNGSCCLFAVLLHCSLHFIPATMQRGDVREKFNLEGSCLGDCCKSCWCTCCVLMQNEKELEQRESLLRGSSQGYQPNGGMEYPQGN, from the exons ATGTCTAAAGAGCACCAACAGAACAGCTGGGCACACGGATTATTCGATTGTTGTAGCCCTGCTGGCCTTTGTCTTAAGACGTTCTTCTGTCCTTGTATCACATTTGGCAAGGCAGCTCATTTAAAGAACCATAACAACTTGGATGACTACTCCTGCTGCAATGGATCT TGCTGTCTATTCGCTGTCCTGTTACATTGCTCATTGCACTTTATCCCTGCTACGATGCAACGAGGCGATGTGCGCGAGAAATTTAATCTCGAAGGTAGTTGTTTAGGAGATTGTTGCAAATCTTGCTGGTGCACTTGCTGTGTCTTGATGCAGAACGAGAAGGAGTTGGAACAGCGCGAGTCTCTCTTGAGAGGCTCGTCTCAGGGATACCAACCGAACGGTGGTATGGAGTATCCTCAGGGAAACTAA
- a CDS encoding uncharacterized protein (EggNog:ENOG41), whose protein sequence is MPLIDVEAPPTSTDTHYVVYFASPENGQSSWCPDCRNALPALQNVFGAESAPSAYVVQVTRAEWKGNPNHKWRVQPFNISGVPTIVRVENGKEVARLGDIEGQEESALRKLIA, encoded by the exons ATGCCTTTAATCGACGTGGAGGCTCCTCCCACGAGCACCGACACTCACTATGTCGTCTACTTTGCGTCACCGGAGAATGGCCAGTCGTCATGGTGCCCTGACTGTCGAAACGCTCTTCCGGCTCTCCAGAACGTCTTTGGTGCAGAATCAGCGCCTTCGGCATATGTGGTCCAAGTTACCCGCGCGGAGTGGAAGGGCAACCCGAACCACAAGTGGCGCGTACAGCCATTCAATATCAGCGGTGTCCCTACCATCGTGAGAGTGGAAAAC GGCAAGGAGGTTGCGCGTCTTGGAGACATTGAGGGCCAGGAAGAGTCGGCTTTGAGAAAGCTGATTGCATAA